From a single Lewinella sp. LCG006 genomic region:
- a CDS encoding M20/M25/M40 family metallo-hydrolase, with protein MPRILPLLIFLGTTSLLAAQKKYPTEAAAAAFLPAYCDFLSLPCDANKPEELEPNIQWCEAQFGRRGFSVKRLPNAGIEVLLAEYGVKEDLPTVLFYVQIDGQPVDPAKWASGQPYTPMLGKPTEEGYTFLEELPQDWRTVDRSYRIFSRAASDAKGPIAMFLAAWDHLQKQGEQPAFNVKVIMDTEEELGSPNLLSVVENNRTALAADHFVILDGPPHISNRPTLVFGARGIATARITVYGPKVPLHSGHYGNYAPNPALRLAQLLASMKNDAGLVTIPYWYDGINLDEKTRQTLAQVPDDLTEINHQLGFAAPDGVGNSLQEAIQYPSLNIRGISSGWVGAAARTIIPDNAVANLDIRLVKESKAENLMDLLQAHIKAQGYYLITESREPTAAERDQYPRIASFGYKFAYGAFRTPLDAPTGAWLESAMVDVLQEEIVKIRTHGGSIPIAPFVETLGVPAVIVPLVNPDNNQHSPDENLLLSNYFRGVEVCYSILHTKIPQE; from the coding sequence ATGCCCCGCATCCTCCCCCTCCTCATTTTCTTAGGCACTACCTCCTTGCTAGCGGCCCAGAAAAAATACCCAACCGAAGCTGCTGCCGCCGCTTTTTTACCGGCCTACTGCGATTTTTTGAGTCTCCCTTGTGATGCGAACAAGCCTGAGGAACTGGAGCCTAATATACAGTGGTGCGAAGCGCAATTTGGGCGGCGGGGTTTTTCGGTAAAGCGCCTTCCTAATGCGGGCATCGAGGTCTTGCTGGCGGAATACGGGGTGAAAGAGGATTTGCCGACCGTATTGTTCTACGTGCAGATTGATGGCCAACCCGTAGATCCGGCCAAATGGGCCTCGGGCCAGCCGTATACGCCCATGCTGGGCAAGCCCACAGAGGAGGGCTATACCTTCCTGGAAGAGCTGCCGCAGGATTGGCGAACCGTCGATCGTAGCTACCGGATTTTTTCGCGGGCGGCTTCGGATGCCAAAGGGCCCATCGCGATGTTTTTGGCTGCTTGGGACCATCTGCAAAAGCAAGGGGAGCAACCCGCGTTCAACGTCAAGGTGATCATGGATACGGAGGAGGAGCTGGGCTCTCCCAACCTGCTATCGGTGGTAGAAAACAACCGTACAGCACTGGCGGCGGATCATTTTGTCATCCTGGATGGCCCACCCCATATCTCTAATCGCCCAACCCTGGTTTTCGGTGCCAGGGGTATTGCCACGGCGCGGATCACGGTATACGGCCCGAAAGTACCCCTGCACAGCGGGCACTACGGAAATTATGCACCCAATCCTGCCCTGCGCCTGGCGCAGTTGCTGGCCTCTATGAAAAACGATGCTGGGCTGGTGACCATTCCCTACTGGTACGACGGGATCAACCTCGACGAGAAAACCCGCCAAACTCTGGCACAAGTGCCGGATGATCTAACGGAAATCAACCATCAACTGGGTTTTGCTGCACCCGATGGGGTCGGAAACAGCTTGCAGGAGGCCATCCAGTATCCCAGCTTGAACATCCGTGGTATTTCCTCGGGGTGGGTAGGAGCGGCTGCGCGGACAATCATTCCCGACAATGCTGTGGCCAATCTGGATATCCGTTTGGTAAAAGAAAGTAAAGCCGAAAATCTTATGGATTTGTTGCAGGCACACATCAAGGCCCAAGGGTATTACCTGATCACGGAGAGCCGCGAGCCTACCGCTGCTGAGCGCGATCAGTACCCAAGGATAGCCTCCTTCGGGTACAAGTTTGCTTACGGTGCTTTCCGGACGCCGCTGGATGCGCCTACAGGAGCCTGGTTGGAAAGTGCCATGGTGGACGTGTTGCAAGAGGAGATTGTCAAAATTCGTACGCACGGAGGCTCTATTCCTATCGCTCCTTTTGTGGAAACACTGGGGGTACCGGCGGTGATCGTTCCCTTGGTTAATCCAGATAATAACCAGCATAGCCCCGACGAAAATTTGCTACTCAGCAATTATTTTAGAGGGGTGGAAGTTTGCTACAGTATTCTACACACCAAAATCCCGCAAGAATAA
- a CDS encoding DUF4271 domain-containing protein gives MRFWVLLLVVFGVVFALRAQNARNPFELTPRLDPAAQIEEAPVEDTATSEANPFDLQRAGQSAVPSGNSTRIDSSTNPFDLVVPSSSSVEQPSADKAVTAPAKDELTRASDDNSTNGTLLLITSLLLSAATLSLIFFRSMYLKAYRALFNDNLLSQLYREREAGALGIFLITYGVFFLAAGFFTVLALRHWGHLAQEGLWSQFLYITVGITSLMVVKHLLLAIIGYVFPVEKETSRYSFTIMVFAIILGLFLTIGAVILAYAPAEYHRWIIYIGVGTLLTVYLLRSFRGLFIANRFIFNYQFHFLSYICAVEIGPALCLFKYLTDF, from the coding sequence ATGCGTTTTTGGGTCTTATTGTTGGTGGTGTTTGGAGTGGTATTTGCGCTGCGTGCGCAAAATGCCCGTAACCCTTTTGAGTTGACTCCAAGGCTTGATCCTGCGGCGCAAATAGAGGAAGCTCCCGTTGAGGATACCGCTACTTCCGAGGCGAACCCCTTTGATTTGCAGCGGGCTGGACAATCAGCAGTGCCTTCCGGGAATTCTACTCGAATAGATTCCTCGACCAATCCTTTTGATTTGGTAGTGCCCTCCTCGTCTTCGGTGGAGCAACCATCCGCAGACAAAGCCGTTACAGCACCAGCAAAAGATGAGCTGACGAGGGCTAGCGATGACAACAGCACCAATGGTACCTTGCTCTTGATAACCTCTCTTTTACTCAGTGCCGCTACCTTGTCGCTGATCTTTTTCCGTAGTATGTACCTCAAAGCCTACCGGGCTTTGTTTAATGACAATCTACTCTCGCAGTTGTACCGCGAAAGAGAAGCCGGAGCATTGGGGATCTTCCTCATTACCTATGGCGTTTTTTTTCTAGCGGCGGGCTTTTTTACCGTACTGGCACTCAGGCACTGGGGGCACCTGGCGCAAGAGGGGTTGTGGTCCCAGTTTTTGTATATAACCGTAGGTATTACGAGCTTGATGGTCGTCAAACACCTGCTGCTAGCAATTATCGGATACGTTTTTCCAGTAGAAAAAGAAACCAGTAGATACAGTTTTACCATCATGGTTTTTGCCATAATTCTCGGTCTTTTTCTGACCATTGGTGCCGTGATCCTCGCTTATGCTCCTGCCGAGTATCACCGCTGGATCATTTATATTGGTGTCGGTACCTTGCTAACCGTGTATTTGCTACGCAGTTTCCGAGGGCTGTTTATTGCTAATCGATTTATTTTCAATTACCAGTTTCACTTTTTGTCGTATATTTGCGCCGTCGAAATCGGGCCTGCCCTATGCTTATTTAAATATTTGACCGATTTCTAA
- a CDS encoding uroporphyrinogen-III synthase has translation MAANTNVMEETYKRVKSILISQPKPERSPYYELEKKYDLQIDWRPFIHVEGLEVKEFRKQRIRPDEFTAVIFTAKNAIDHFFRICEDMRIVMPQDTKYFCLTEAIANYLQKFIIYRKRKVSFGKRSIQDLSNALKKNKDEKFLLPCSNLGAKDVSSYLTEMGLDWQDAMMYKTVSSDLSDLSDVTYDILVFFSPLGIISLYENFPDFKQNDTRLAVFGSSTTKAVEEHGLNVNIRVQPPEIPSMTKALELYLKQSNPDVG, from the coding sequence ATGGCAGCAAATACCAATGTGATGGAGGAGACGTACAAACGCGTTAAAAGTATTCTTATTTCTCAGCCCAAACCGGAACGCTCCCCTTATTACGAGCTGGAAAAGAAATACGATCTCCAGATTGACTGGCGGCCGTTTATCCACGTAGAAGGGTTGGAAGTAAAGGAGTTTCGCAAACAGCGTATTCGCCCTGATGAATTCACCGCAGTCATTTTTACGGCAAAAAATGCCATCGACCATTTCTTCCGTATTTGTGAAGACATGCGTATCGTAATGCCGCAGGACACCAAGTACTTTTGCCTGACGGAAGCAATTGCCAATTACCTGCAGAAATTTATCATTTACCGGAAACGTAAGGTCTCCTTTGGTAAGCGTAGTATCCAGGATTTGAGCAACGCCCTCAAAAAGAACAAAGACGAAAAATTTCTGCTTCCTTGCTCCAACCTCGGTGCTAAAGATGTGTCTTCTTACCTTACCGAAATGGGACTTGATTGGCAAGATGCCATGATGTACAAGACGGTAAGCAGTGATTTGTCAGATCTGAGCGATGTGACTTACGATATTCTCGTGTTTTTCAGCCCGCTGGGGATCATCTCTTTGTACGAAAACTTTCCAGATTTCAAGCAAAACGATACCCGTTTAGCCGTTTTCGGAAGCTCCACGACCAAGGCCGTAGAAGAGCATGGATTAAACGTGAATATTCGGGTTCAACCTCCAGAAATTCCATCTATGACCAAGGCCTTAGAGCTATATCTGAAGCAATCCAACCCCGACGTAGGCTAG
- a CDS encoding CoA pyrophosphatase, with amino-acid sequence MIDFIQQLERSLKAPLPGRKAQYKMAHAVRQDTPPPPANAREAGVLALFYPKVKDWHLTLILRPNKNPNDRHGGQVSFPGGKREASDANLEVTALRETEEEVGVDRRDIRVLGGLTELYIPVSNFLVQPYVGYLEYEPVFRPQPSEVEQVLEVPFAAFMNEKNRQRIDLQINAQIKLKEVPYFAVQQQTVWGATAMMISELLEVLGQD; translated from the coding sequence ATGATTGATTTTATCCAGCAACTAGAGCGTAGCTTAAAAGCTCCGCTGCCAGGGCGCAAGGCGCAGTACAAAATGGCGCACGCTGTCCGCCAGGATACGCCTCCACCTCCAGCCAATGCCCGTGAGGCAGGCGTACTGGCGCTGTTTTACCCTAAAGTTAAGGATTGGCACCTGACGCTCATCCTACGCCCAAACAAGAACCCCAACGATCGCCACGGCGGACAAGTAAGCTTCCCGGGCGGAAAACGAGAGGCCAGCGATGCCAATCTGGAAGTAACAGCATTGCGGGAAACCGAAGAGGAGGTAGGCGTAGACCGGCGCGATATTCGCGTACTCGGAGGCCTGACGGAGCTATATATCCCAGTGAGTAATTTTCTGGTTCAGCCCTACGTGGGCTATCTTGAGTACGAACCAGTGTTTCGGCCGCAACCTTCGGAAGTAGAGCAAGTGCTGGAAGTACCCTTTGCGGCTTTTATGAATGAAAAAAATCGGCAGCGCATAGACCTGCAAATCAACGCTCAAATTAAGCTCAAAGAAGTACCCTATTTTGCTGTCCAGCAACAGACGGTATGGGGTGCCACCGCTATGATGATTAGTGAGTTATTAGAAGTTTTGGGGCAAGATTAG
- a CDS encoding LD-carboxypeptidase: MNRRTFNTTFLTATAGLSLGMQGNSAVKKARLLPARLKPGDQVGLITPASYIEDEGLEKAVKNLEQLGLKPVLGKNIRADYGSLAGTDEQRLTDLHQMFSDPAIKGIWCARGGYGCARLLPKIDFKMIRRNPKVFVGYSDVTALHVALQRYTGLVTYHGPVGSSTLTDYTREQVETMLFAPSENYSIDLAPLQKEKALEEAAYTTKVIRPGVAEGQLVGGNLTLLASALGTDYVPNLKNKILFLEDVGEKPYRIDRMLTSLRQAWPLSDLAGIAMGVFADCEAKSGTRSLTLLETIEDRLGDLNMPIIYGLSFGHIDDMCTLPMGINVRLDTGSRSITLLERWIG, translated from the coding sequence ATGAATCGGAGAACTTTTAATACGACTTTTCTTACGGCAACAGCTGGTTTGTCCCTCGGAATGCAAGGGAATTCAGCAGTAAAAAAAGCCAGATTGCTACCTGCGAGGCTAAAGCCTGGTGATCAGGTAGGCCTCATTACTCCAGCTTCATACATCGAGGACGAAGGCTTGGAAAAGGCGGTAAAAAACCTTGAGCAGCTTGGTCTGAAGCCCGTACTCGGGAAAAATATCCGCGCAGATTACGGTTCCCTCGCAGGGACAGATGAGCAACGATTGACGGATCTTCACCAAATGTTTTCCGACCCAGCCATCAAAGGTATTTGGTGCGCGCGAGGAGGGTATGGTTGTGCGCGGCTGCTGCCAAAAATCGACTTTAAGATGATTCGCCGCAATCCTAAGGTATTTGTAGGCTACAGCGATGTTACCGCCCTGCACGTGGCGCTTCAGCGCTATACAGGACTGGTGACCTATCATGGCCCAGTAGGCAGCTCTACCCTTACCGACTACACCCGGGAACAGGTGGAAACGATGCTTTTCGCCCCTTCCGAAAATTACAGCATCGACCTCGCTCCTCTCCAAAAGGAGAAAGCACTGGAAGAAGCGGCTTACACCACCAAGGTGATCCGCCCCGGAGTGGCCGAAGGGCAGCTGGTGGGTGGCAACCTGACCCTACTGGCCAGCGCACTGGGGACGGACTACGTTCCTAATCTCAAGAACAAAATCCTCTTCCTGGAAGACGTGGGGGAAAAGCCCTACCGGATAGATCGGATGCTCACCAGTTTGCGCCAAGCCTGGCCGCTGTCTGATTTGGCGGGCATAGCCATGGGTGTTTTTGCCGATTGCGAAGCCAAAAGTGGTACGCGTTCCCTCACCTTGTTGGAAACCATCGAAGATCGCTTGGGCGATTTAAACATGCCCATTATTTACGGCTTGTCTTTTGGGCACATTGATGACATGTGTACTCTGCCCATGGGGATCAATGTCCGCTTGGATACGGGCAGTAGGAGCATCACTTTGTTGGAGCGGTGGATTGGGTAA
- the pyk gene encoding pyruvate kinase, which yields MKITDHQNTKIVATVGPACSSYENLLALVKAGVDTFRLNFSHGEHEVHGETINRITYINEKYGFHVGILADLQGPKLRVGKIEDNALELAEGDIITFVNEKCVGNRERIYMSYPQFPTDVEVGERVLVDDGKLVFEVVETNKKDTVRLKTIFGGTLSSNKGVNLPNTKISLPSLTEKDLRDLEYILTQPVNWIALSFVRNAKDIKDLRKRLDAAKHPAKIIAKIEKPEAIENLDKIIKASNGIMVARGDLGIEVPMEQLPLIQKDIIKKCIQRARPVIVATQMMDSMITNPSPTRAEITDVANAVLDGTDAVMLSAETSVGRHPVKVVEAMNKIIDEAEKHYSIEQKRPIPPKKSRTFLSDVVCFNAARTAEEIGAKAIIGMTSSGYTAFKVSSFRPNAKVYIFSDQMHMLSTLNLCWGVRTFYYDRFTTTDETIEDVVEILKTNERVKEGDIIVNTGSMPLHRRHRTNMLKITVVE from the coding sequence ATGAAGATCACCGATCACCAAAATACAAAAATAGTTGCAACTGTAGGCCCTGCCTGTAGTTCTTACGAAAATCTGCTCGCCTTGGTGAAGGCTGGAGTGGATACTTTTCGTCTAAATTTTTCTCACGGTGAACACGAAGTCCACGGTGAAACCATCAACCGTATTACCTATATCAATGAAAAATACGGCTTTCACGTTGGTATTTTAGCGGACCTTCAAGGCCCTAAACTCCGGGTAGGAAAAATTGAAGACAATGCCCTCGAACTGGCAGAAGGCGATATTATCACTTTCGTGAACGAAAAATGTGTCGGCAACCGCGAGCGCATCTACATGAGTTATCCTCAGTTCCCTACGGATGTAGAAGTTGGCGAACGCGTACTGGTAGACGATGGCAAGCTGGTTTTCGAAGTGGTAGAGACCAACAAGAAAGATACCGTCCGTTTGAAGACCATCTTTGGTGGCACCTTGTCCTCTAATAAAGGAGTGAACCTGCCCAACACCAAAATATCGCTCCCTTCCTTGACGGAGAAAGACTTGCGTGACCTGGAGTACATCCTCACGCAGCCGGTCAACTGGATTGCTTTGTCCTTTGTACGCAACGCCAAAGACATCAAGGATCTGCGCAAGCGTCTGGATGCCGCCAAGCACCCGGCAAAGATCATTGCCAAGATTGAAAAGCCGGAAGCTATTGAAAACCTGGATAAGATTATCAAGGCGTCCAATGGTATCATGGTGGCTCGTGGCGATTTGGGTATCGAGGTTCCGATGGAGCAATTGCCATTGATCCAGAAAGACATCATTAAGAAATGTATCCAGCGGGCACGCCCGGTCATTGTTGCTACCCAGATGATGGATAGCATGATCACCAATCCTAGCCCCACGCGTGCAGAAATCACCGACGTCGCCAATGCCGTACTTGACGGCACCGATGCCGTAATGCTGAGTGCCGAAACTTCGGTAGGCCGCCATCCCGTGAAAGTGGTGGAAGCCATGAACAAAATCATCGACGAAGCGGAAAAGCACTACTCCATTGAGCAGAAGCGCCCAATTCCGCCAAAGAAATCACGGACCTTCCTTTCGGATGTGGTTTGTTTCAACGCGGCACGTACGGCAGAGGAGATTGGTGCCAAGGCCATTATCGGGATGACCAGCTCCGGCTATACTGCCTTCAAGGTATCCAGCTTCCGCCCTAACGCCAAGGTGTATATCTTCTCCGACCAGATGCACATGCTTTCTACGCTTAACCTTTGTTGGGGAGTTCGCACCTTCTACTACGACCGCTTCACGACTACCGATGAAACCATCGAAGATGTGGTTGAAATCCTGAAGACCAACGAGCGCGTAAAAGAAGGCGACATCATCGTCAACACCGGCAGTATGCCACTGCACCGCCGTCACCGGACGAATATGTTGAAGATTACGGTGGTGGAGTAG
- a CDS encoding acyl carrier protein, translating into MSNIAEKVKAIIVDKLGVDESEIALESSFTNDLGADSLDTVELIMEFEKTFDISIPDEQAENITTVGEAVSYLESQVKE; encoded by the coding sequence ATGTCTAATATTGCAGAAAAAGTAAAAGCGATCATCGTTGACAAACTAGGAGTCGACGAGTCAGAAATCGCATTGGAATCAAGTTTCACCAATGATCTAGGGGCTGACTCTCTGGATACGGTAGAACTCATTATGGAATTCGAAAAGACTTTCGATATTTCTATTCCTGACGAACAAGCTGAGAACATCACCACCGTAGGTGAGGCTGTTTCTTATCTGGAGTCTCAGGTAAAGGAGTAA
- the fabF gene encoding beta-ketoacyl-ACP synthase II: MRRVVVTGLGALTPIGNNLAAYLEGLQKGVSGANRITYFDPEHFKTQFACELKDFDATEFIDRREVRRLDRFSIYALVAADEAVKHASLDPEKLDLERVGVIWASGIGGLRSLEEEIAYNATSDQPRYNPFMIPKMIGNMGAGHISMKYGFRGPSYGTVSACASTGHALGAAADDIRLGRTDVMVVGGSEAAVTEVGMGGFSAMKALSSRNDDFATASRPYDAERDGFVLGEGGGSIILEELEHAKARGATIYAEVMGYAATSDAYHITAPHPEGLGASACMRNALQFSGINIDEVDYINTHGTSTPLGDIAELKAIQQVFGDKIYNLNISSTKSMTGHLLGAAGAIEAIACILAIQHKFVPPTINHFNDDPEIDKRINLTFNEAQERDVKVALSNTFGFGGHNSAAVFKRFEG; this comes from the coding sequence ATGAGAAGAGTGGTTGTTACGGGGCTTGGAGCCCTTACGCCAATCGGTAATAATCTTGCTGCCTACCTTGAAGGCCTTCAGAAAGGAGTAAGTGGTGCTAATCGTATCACCTATTTCGACCCTGAGCACTTCAAGACTCAGTTCGCGTGCGAACTGAAGGATTTTGATGCAACCGAGTTTATTGATCGTCGGGAAGTTCGACGCCTGGATCGTTTTTCGATCTATGCATTGGTTGCTGCTGATGAGGCGGTCAAACATGCCAGCCTTGATCCGGAAAAGTTAGATCTTGAACGGGTAGGGGTTATTTGGGCCAGTGGAATAGGTGGTCTACGGTCATTGGAAGAAGAAATTGCTTACAATGCGACCAGCGACCAACCTCGCTACAACCCATTCATGATTCCCAAGATGATTGGGAACATGGGGGCCGGCCACATTTCTATGAAGTATGGTTTCCGAGGGCCTAGCTACGGAACCGTTTCTGCTTGTGCATCTACTGGTCATGCGCTTGGTGCTGCTGCTGACGATATTCGTCTCGGCCGTACCGATGTAATGGTTGTAGGTGGCTCTGAAGCAGCGGTAACAGAAGTAGGCATGGGCGGATTTAGCGCCATGAAAGCCCTGTCTAGCCGTAACGATGATTTTGCCACCGCTTCACGTCCTTATGATGCAGAGCGTGATGGTTTCGTTCTGGGAGAAGGTGGTGGTTCGATTATTCTTGAAGAACTAGAGCACGCCAAAGCACGAGGTGCGACCATTTACGCAGAAGTAATGGGCTATGCTGCTACTTCTGATGCTTACCATATTACTGCTCCTCATCCGGAAGGATTGGGCGCTAGTGCATGTATGCGCAACGCATTACAGTTTTCAGGGATCAATATTGATGAGGTAGATTACATCAATACGCATGGTACCTCTACACCGCTGGGAGATATCGCAGAACTAAAAGCGATTCAGCAGGTCTTTGGGGACAAGATTTACAATCTGAATATCAGCTCTACCAAGTCCATGACGGGACATTTACTCGGGGCAGCAGGTGCAATTGAAGCAATTGCTTGTATCTTAGCAATTCAACATAAATTTGTGCCACCTACGATCAATCATTTTAACGATGATCCCGAGATCGATAAGCGCATCAACCTGACCTTCAACGAGGCCCAGGAAAGAGACGTAAAGGTAGCTTTAAGTAATACATTTGGCTTCGGCGGACACAATTCCGCAGCAGTCTTCAAGCGCTTCGAAGGATAG
- the rnc gene encoding ribonuclease III, translating into MFRLIKRFYNGYISPEKDIARRLRQIIGFTPANLRIFKQAFFHKSTQSEKDYAMQNNERLEYLGDAILGTIVAEYLFQKYPNADEGFLTKMRSKIVKRKSLNIIGDNMGVDMLLNEFNNTRISRSMLGNAVEALVGAVYLEKGYEGTKRFIIRRMLRKFVDVHELESYDDNYKSQLLEHCQKNGQNVSYRLLTRYKMDKRDRFKVAVMIDGQKIAVADDFNKKSAEQQASEIALRNLNIPVHGNGDNDDDD; encoded by the coding sequence GTGTTTCGATTAATCAAACGATTCTACAACGGGTATATCTCTCCAGAGAAAGATATTGCTCGCCGTCTACGCCAAATCATCGGGTTTACGCCCGCAAATTTGCGTATTTTCAAACAAGCCTTTTTCCACAAGTCTACCCAGTCGGAAAAGGATTATGCCATGCAAAATAACGAACGCCTGGAGTACCTGGGCGACGCTATTTTAGGCACGATCGTCGCAGAGTACCTTTTCCAGAAGTACCCTAATGCCGACGAAGGGTTCCTTACCAAGATGCGCTCTAAGATTGTCAAGCGCAAATCTTTGAATATTATTGGCGACAACATGGGCGTAGATATGCTCCTGAATGAATTCAATAATACCAGAATCAGCCGATCCATGCTGGGCAATGCTGTAGAAGCATTGGTAGGAGCGGTTTATTTGGAGAAGGGTTACGAAGGGACCAAACGGTTTATCATCCGCCGTATGCTGCGCAAGTTCGTAGACGTTCACGAACTGGAATCTTACGATGATAACTACAAAAGCCAACTTTTGGAGCACTGCCAAAAAAATGGACAGAATGTCTCTTACCGCTTACTTACCCGCTACAAAATGGATAAACGCGATCGCTTCAAAGTAGCCGTCATGATTGATGGTCAAAAGATTGCGGTTGCCGATGATTTCAACAAGAAGAGCGCGGAACAACAAGCCTCCGAAATTGCACTCCGCAACCTGAATATTCCGGTGCATGGCAATGGCGACAACGACGATGATGACTAA
- a CDS encoding DUF6089 family protein, translating to MRKVSICCLFALWLCAGLLSDNALHGQSLMRGWEVGPWGGVSYYFGDLNTNTRLDRPNLAGGILARYNFNERLAFSLSGNYGKIEAYDSDSRNPFEQSRNLSFQSDIWEATALFEFNFLPYFHGSRDEFFTPYLFGGLSLFNFNPKAEYDGPTTLDGVNPGELVELRPLGTEGQFKGEEYYTTTAALTYGMGFKFDINFEWSINIHVGARSTYTDYLDDVSGVYPDRTDLQKDRGDLAVYMSSGKSLNTENGSTLGLQDRQRGDSNDRDMYLFAGVGVLYYFGDVRCPSYGKGTRRR from the coding sequence ATGAGGAAGGTTAGTATCTGTTGTTTGTTTGCGTTGTGGCTATGTGCCGGTCTTTTATCCGACAATGCGCTTCACGGCCAGTCTTTGATGCGCGGTTGGGAAGTAGGCCCCTGGGGCGGCGTATCTTATTACTTCGGTGATTTGAATACCAATACCCGCCTTGATCGCCCCAACCTCGCGGGAGGAATACTGGCAAGGTATAACTTCAATGAACGCCTGGCTTTTTCTCTCAGTGGCAATTACGGCAAAATCGAAGCTTACGACAGTGATTCCCGCAACCCTTTCGAGCAAAGTCGTAACCTGAGCTTTCAATCAGATATCTGGGAAGCTACTGCCCTTTTTGAATTTAACTTCCTTCCTTATTTTCACGGAAGTAGAGATGAATTTTTCACGCCCTACCTCTTTGGTGGCCTTTCTTTGTTCAATTTCAACCCAAAGGCAGAATACGACGGGCCCACGACGCTGGATGGCGTGAACCCCGGAGAGCTGGTGGAATTGCGCCCCTTAGGTACCGAAGGCCAGTTTAAAGGAGAAGAATACTACACCACTACCGCCGCCCTTACCTACGGCATGGGCTTTAAGTTTGATATTAATTTTGAATGGAGCATCAATATCCACGTAGGTGCTCGCTCTACTTATACCGATTATCTTGACGATGTGAGTGGGGTGTACCCCGACCGTACCGACCTGCAAAAGGATCGCGGAGATTTGGCGGTATATATGTCTTCCGGCAAATCGCTGAATACGGAAAATGGCAGCACCCTGGGTTTGCAAGACCGCCAGCGTGGAGATAGCAACGATCGCGACATGTACCTTTTCGCCGGCGTTGGGGTGTTGTACTACTTCGGAGATGTACGTTGCCCTTCTTACGGAAAGGGCACGAGGCGTAGATAA
- a CDS encoding secondary thiamine-phosphate synthase enzyme YjbQ — translation MIQQYEFSLPAFPRGYHLITSKVLAQLSDLPQTGLLSLFIKHTSAALTINENADPSVRTDFESIVNYIVPENLPFLKHTLEGPDDMPAHIKASFIGTTVTIPITNGQLNLGTWQGVYLCEFRNHGGRRQLVATVYS, via the coding sequence ATGATTCAGCAGTACGAATTTTCTCTTCCGGCATTTCCACGGGGGTACCACCTCATTACCTCCAAGGTTTTAGCCCAATTATCGGACTTGCCCCAGACGGGATTGTTGTCGCTTTTCATTAAGCACACCTCCGCCGCACTGACGATCAACGAAAATGCCGACCCCTCCGTTCGGACGGATTTCGAAAGCATCGTCAATTACATCGTGCCCGAAAACCTTCCTTTTCTCAAGCATACGCTCGAAGGGCCTGATGATATGCCTGCGCACATCAAGGCCAGCTTCATTGGGACAACCGTGACCATACCCATTACGAATGGCCAACTCAACCTTGGTACCTGGCAAGGAGTGTATCTTTGTGAATTTCGTAATCACGGCGGGCGTCGTCAACTCGTTGCCACGGTGTACAGTTGA
- a CDS encoding LysE family translocator, giving the protein MAIFFQGVYWGLLLAILVGPLLVALIQASLEQGTKAGLMVGLGIWVSDLLFILSVYFGFRFIDKVSKADHFELSVGLVGALVLLITGVATLLTPPPKLDNPDHLLKGTHGSWALWSKGFLINTINPFTVIFWITAMSTVVLERNYNGAQSALFFGGLFGMIVFSDATKIFLAHKIRHRLTPKHLWWVRRVAGIALIVFAFVLVARSWLS; this is encoded by the coding sequence ATGGCTATTTTTTTCCAAGGAGTGTACTGGGGTTTGTTGCTGGCTATTTTGGTAGGGCCATTGCTGGTGGCGCTTATTCAGGCCAGCCTGGAGCAAGGTACCAAAGCAGGCTTGATGGTGGGCTTAGGTATTTGGGTCAGTGACCTGCTGTTCATTCTCAGCGTTTATTTTGGCTTCCGCTTTATTGACAAGGTCAGCAAAGCCGATCATTTTGAGCTCAGTGTGGGTTTGGTAGGAGCGCTGGTTTTGCTCATCACCGGAGTCGCTACCCTACTGACTCCTCCTCCCAAATTGGACAATCCAGACCATCTCTTAAAAGGCACCCATGGCAGCTGGGCACTTTGGTCCAAAGGTTTTTTAATCAATACCATCAATCCATTTACCGTCATTTTCTGGATTACCGCCATGTCTACCGTCGTACTCGAGCGCAATTACAATGGGGCACAATCCGCCCTTTTTTTTGGCGGCCTATTTGGGATGATTGTTTTTTCTGATGCTACGAAAATTTTTCTGGCCCACAAGATTCGCCATCGCCTCACCCCAAAGCACCTATGGTGGGTGCGTAGGGTGGCTGGTATTGCACTGATTGTTTTTGCTTTCGTGTTGGTCGCTCGTTCCTGGTTAAGTTAA